Within Flavobacterium pisciphilum, the genomic segment GTTTTTTTGTTTGTAGAAAATGGTTGAAATTTGTTTAAAACTTCAAATCATGCGATTCAGAATCCAAATGCCTATCCTACAAGTTAGAAGGATTTTATTATTGAAATGGATTCTGCTTTATTAGGCAGTTAGTTTTGATTTCTTTTAATTTGCCCAAAAAAAGAAATTTATACATGAAAAAACTACTCTATTTATTTACTGCCTCATTATTTGTTTTAAGTTCGTGTTCATCTGATGATGATAATTCTGTAGATGTTGTAAATGGGATTCTGCCTAAAATATTAAAATACACAGATGTAGAAGATCCTTTGGAAAATGTAATATATCTGTCTACTTATGATGGAAATAAAATTTTGAGTACCAAACAAAATAGAGGAAGAACAGATTATACTTATGATGGAAATTTTATTGTAAAAAAAATTAATTATGGTACTGTGGGCATATTTGGTAAAGAAGTAATAAGTGATGTAACTGTTTATTCTTACTTAAACGGTAAATTAGTTGAAACATCTTACGTTGGTGCATACTCGACTGATTTTCCAGATGGAAAATATAAAACGAGAACAGTATTTACTCATAATACTGATGGTACAGTTAAAAGAGAGATTTATACGAAAAATTATGGAATTGAAATAGAATATAAAAGTAATTATATTGAAATTCTTACTTTTGCAAATGGTAACTTGGTTAAAACAGTAGAAACAAATAGTGAAATAAATAGTGTTTTTACATCTACATATGAATACGATAATAAAAACAACCCTTTAAAAAATATTTTAGGTTTTAGTTTATTAATAAATCATAGTGAAGGTGAAGGATCTATGAGCTCTGTTAATAACATTGTAAATTATACATCTTCTTATGATAGTAACATCGAGCCGAATGTTTACAAAAGAGAGTATGTTTATGATGCGAATGGATATCCATCGAAGATTACATCTTACAAAAAAAATAGTACAACTGCGAATAGAATAAATGAATACACATACTAATTAGATTATTTTAAAATCATTTAAAAAACCAAATACTTCTGTATTTGGTTTTTTGTTTGTGGAAAATGGTTGAAATTTGTTTAAAACTTTAAATCATGCAATTCAGAACTCAGATGCCTATTTCGCAAAGTAATACTCCACTTGATTATAATTCTAAAGTGTTGTCTTTAGGTTCTTGTTTTGCGGTGAATATGGCAGAGAAATTGGATTATTTTAAGTTCTATAATAATTGCAATCCGTTAGGGATTTTATTTCATCCACTAGCTATTGAAAAATTGATAGACTTTGCAGTTTTGCAAAAGACATTTACAGAAAATGATGTGTTTTTTCATAACGAACGTTGGCATTCGTTTGATGTGCATTCTGATTTAAGTAATGTGGATAAAGAAGATTTGATTCGTAATCTCAATCAGATTATAAAAAGGACACATCAAGAATTGACTGAAGCAACACATATTATTATAACATATGGAACTTCATGGGTATATCGTGCCAACGAGAGTAATGCAATAGTTGCCAATTGCCATAAAGTACCACAAAAGCAATTCACAAAAGAGCTTTTATCAGTTGAGACAATCAAAGAAAGTATTAAGAAAACAGTAGATTTAATTGCTTCAATAAATCCAGAAGCAAAAACCATTTTCACAGTATCTCCTGTTCGTCATATAAAAGATGGTTTTATCGAAAATCAATGGAGTAAATCCAATTTAATTTCTTCGTTACACGATACTCTGAATACTGAAAACTATAAACAGCAAACTGCATATTTTCCTTCGTATGAAATCATGATGGATGAACTTCGTGATTATCGATTTTATGCTGAAGATATGCTACATCCAAACCAAATTGCTATTGATTATATCTGGGAACGATTTAGTGAGAACTATATTTCTAAAGAAGGCATTGCCGTAAAGCAAGAGATTTACGAAATACAAAAAGGGTTATCGCATCGAAGTTTCAATCCAGACTCCGAACAACATCGTGCTTTTTTATCAAAACTGAATAAGAGAATAAAAAGTATAGAAGAAAATTGGCCGCATATCAAGTTTTAAAGGCGTTCTTTGTTTAAATCTTAAGCAAGAATATACTTATAATAAGGTTTAATTCTAGAATAAGTTTGAATAATTATGTAAAG encodes:
- a CDS encoding GSCFA domain-containing protein — encoded protein: MQFRTQMPISQSNTPLDYNSKVLSLGSCFAVNMAEKLDYFKFYNNCNPLGILFHPLAIEKLIDFAVLQKTFTENDVFFHNERWHSFDVHSDLSNVDKEDLIRNLNQIIKRTHQELTEATHIIITYGTSWVYRANESNAIVANCHKVPQKQFTKELLSVETIKESIKKTVDLIASINPEAKTIFTVSPVRHIKDGFIENQWSKSNLISSLHDTLNTENYKQQTAYFPSYEIMMDELRDYRFYAEDMLHPNQIAIDYIWERFSENYISKEGIAVKQEIYEIQKGLSHRSFNPDSEQHRAFLSKLNKRIKSIEENWPHIKF